The proteins below come from a single Cervus canadensis isolate Bull #8, Minnesota chromosome 2, ASM1932006v1, whole genome shotgun sequence genomic window:
- the LOC122434906 gene encoding glycine cleavage system H protein, mitochondrial-like, producing the protein MALQAVRSVRAAVGSLRAISAPSAPCSPRPWGLRAGAVRALRTGPALPSVRKFTEKHGWVTTGNGVGTVGISNFEQEALGDVVYCSLPEVGTKLNKQEEFGALESVKAASELYSPLSGEVTEINKALAENPGFVNKSCYEDGWLIKMTFSNPSELDELMSEEAYQKYIKSIEE; encoded by the coding sequence ATGGCGCTGCAAGCGGTGCGGAGCGTGCGGGCCGCGGTCGGCAGCCTGCGCGCCATCTCGGCACCCAGCGCGCCCTGCTCGCCGCGGCCCTGGGGCCTGCGGGCGGGTGCCGTCCGGGCACTGCGCACCGGCCCTGCTCTGCCGTCGGTGCggaaattcacagaaaaacacGGATGGGTAACAACAGGAAACGGTGTTGGAACAGTGGGCATCAGCAATTTTGAACAGGAAGCTTTGGGAGATGTTGTTTACTGTAGTCTACCTGAAGTTGGGACGAAGTTGAACAAACAAGAGGAGTTTGGTGCTTTGGAAAGTGTGAAAGCTGCTAGTGAACTCTATTCCCCTCTATCAGGAGAAGTAACTGAAATTAATAAAGCTCTAGCAGAAAATCCAGGATTTGTCAACAAGTCTTGTTATGAAGACGGTTGGCTGATCAAGATGACATTCAGTAACCCTTCAGAACTAGATGAACTAATGAGTGAAGAAGCatatcaaaaatacataaaatctattgaggaatga